One region of Faecalibacter bovis genomic DNA includes:
- the nadE gene encoding NAD(+) synthase: protein MQTEKIIQHIVSWLKNYLETSHQKGFVIGISGGIDSAVTSTLCAMTGYPLLNLEMPIHQEKNQADRAKKHIEWLKANFNTPIDSIEVELTTTFDSLVAALPQTENTDKVNLALANTRARLRMTTLYYFAGLHNYLVAGTGNKVEDFGVGFYTKYGDGGVDLSPIADLMKSEVYEIAAHLGINTDIQKAKPTDGLFGDDRSDEDQLGASYDELEWAMKMKEEGYTSDQFEGREKEVFEIYSRLNRINQHKMVPIPICEIPNHLK, encoded by the coding sequence ATGCAAACTGAAAAAATAATACAACATATTGTTTCGTGGTTAAAGAATTATCTTGAAACATCACACCAAAAAGGTTTCGTAATCGGAATATCTGGTGGAATTGACTCTGCAGTAACCTCTACTTTATGTGCAATGACGGGTTATCCGTTGTTAAATTTAGAAATGCCAATTCATCAAGAAAAAAATCAGGCTGATCGAGCAAAAAAACATATTGAATGGTTAAAAGCTAATTTTAATACACCGATTGATTCAATCGAAGTCGAATTAACAACAACTTTTGATTCATTAGTAGCTGCTTTACCACAAACTGAAAATACGGATAAAGTAAATCTTGCTTTAGCAAATACGCGTGCAAGACTGCGTATGACTACGTTATATTATTTTGCAGGTTTACACAACTATTTAGTAGCTGGAACAGGAAATAAAGTAGAAGATTTTGGCGTAGGATTTTATACAAAATATGGTGATGGTGGGGTAGATTTAAGTCCAATCGCTGATTTGATGAAATCGGAAGTTTATGAAATTGCAGCTCATTTAGGTATTAATACAGATATACAAAAAGCTAAACCAACGGATGGATTATTTGGCGATGATCGTTCGGATGAAGATCAATTAGGTGCATCGTATGATGAGTTAGAATGGGCAATGAAAATGAAAGAAGAAGGATATACTTCTGATCAATTTGAAGGACGAGAAAAAGAAGTTTTTGAAATTTATTCACGATTAAATAGAATCAATCAGCATAAAATGGTTCCGATTCCGATTTGTGAAATTCCAAATCATTTAAAATAA
- a CDS encoding VanZ family protein — MHKIIRQIIFYSYLALVFYLTLMPGNKLKSIDKAGFGKLLNFENSDKLVHGLMFFVLAFLYQFLKDYRLSKLILVPFLISFLIEILQGIMPFGRTFDWYDLLANTIGILMAVGLVQSIKKAKS, encoded by the coding sequence GTGCATAAGATTATAAGACAAATTATCTTTTATAGTTATTTGGCATTGGTGTTTTATCTTACACTAATGCCAGGTAACAAATTAAAATCTATAGACAAGGCTGGTTTTGGAAAGTTATTAAATTTTGAAAATTCTGATAAATTAGTCCATGGTTTGATGTTTTTCGTATTGGCTTTTTTATACCAATTCTTAAAAGATTATAGATTATCAAAATTAATACTCGTTCCTTTTTTAATCAGTTTTTTAATTGAAATTTTACAAGGAATTATGCCTTTCGGAAGAACCTTTGATTGGTATGATTTATTAGCCAATACAATCGGAATTTTAATGGCAGTTGGATTAGTACAATCCATAAAAAAAGCGAAGAGTTAA
- the gcvH gene encoding glycine cleavage system protein GcvH, whose product MSIPNNLKYSKDHEWVSVEGDIATIGITAFAQGELGDIVYVDVETEGETLGQEEVFGTVEAVKTVSDLFMPVSGEIVEFNAELESQPELINTDPYGAGWIIKVKLENTSELDSLLDDAAYGDLIGA is encoded by the coding sequence ATGAGCATTCCAAACAATTTAAAGTACAGTAAAGATCACGAGTGGGTTTCTGTAGAAGGTGATATCGCTACAATCGGAATTACTGCATTTGCACAAGGAGAATTAGGTGACATCGTTTATGTTGATGTTGAAACTGAAGGTGAAACTTTAGGTCAAGAAGAAGTTTTTGGAACAGTTGAGGCTGTTAAAACTGTATCAGATTTATTTATGCCAGTTTCTGGAGAGATCGTTGAATTCAATGCTGAATTAGAGTCTCAACCAGAATTAATCAATACAGATCCTTACGGAGCTGGATGGATTATTAAAGTGAAATTAGAAAATACTTCTGAGCTTGATTCTTTGTTAGATGACGCAGCTTACGGTGATTTAATCGGTGCATAA
- the sov gene encoding T9SS outer membrane translocon Sov/SprA has product MKLDRKRKSNTHRNSTIASLCLLFALGVASTAYGQESENDTIKFPIRNQTGGLFLDNQITYDISYDPIFMQYTIVPKIGNTQAGEPIILSRKEYLELVQNEDMKSYFQTKSRTNDQYYREERFGDQVKQKEGSILPSFKVKSKAFETIFGGSEIKLIPQGYANLDLGIYLQKIDNPLLLPQNRQTLTMDLQQRMQLSVLGKVGENLQLKVNYDTQAGFGFENQMKLQWRKALGNKLDPFGGEDDILQNIEVGNISMPLSTSLITGAQSLFGVRADMRFGRTNVTTVFSEQRSEARNISVQGGGVMSTFKIAAENYEYNRHFFIGHYFRDKYDRALANYPTINSKINITRMEVWKVDRSGGNQENRRSIIAVRDMGDNGNAYPDVSNDQTYNAVSNIADIRNLSTARTALNGLIIGNETYRDGEHYLVNENVRKLDPSEYSFNPQLGYITLNSPLVDGEDLLAISFQYTLSDDPTKIYKVGEMSDEFDKTLITKLIKPNSAVNLASPMWDLMMKNIYSLNAYGLDSQDFTMNVTFKDNSENSSGTINYLPNTVTNNAPLIQVLNMDRLNQNGQPSNDPNGAVGDGMFDFLPGLTIDQQHGSIIFTSVEPFGSYLNRKLEGQNPDLVFNEIYTKLPNVITAEKLANRYHLEGRYKGTVGDGIPLGAFNVPQGSVKVTANGVSLTEGVDYTVDYQLGRVKILNEQLKNSGAAINISLENQSTFNLQKKRFMGVNVEHRFSDKWMVGGTVINYQERPITQKTQFGSEPVNNTVFGLNTQYNSESEILTRLTNKIPGVKTDAVSNINFQAEGAYLMPGINKATSGFSYIDDFEEAQSRISLLDVSSWKFGSTPGRPAGYDEQSFHPYFPHGTADNSLTFNNGRRMMSWYSIDPRFYGLGGSSPVSDAAISNHKSRRILLRELFDQRDVLAGTNSYINTMDVTYYPDERGAYNVNPNANDTQGWAAMTRPINVSNFRDSNVEYIEFWMMDPYADGDGGEGELLIHLGNVSEDILKDGEMSYENGLPHSGLQAQTTETNWGKQPSINPVLYAFDTEGAQRKEQDLGFNGLSDVEEEQKYGITSNNTITGDLDPANDNYLFYLDDRFSNHTLGQTVPGRYRYFRNPQGNSSTDDPLASSSLIPDVEDINGDYNLDQTENYNQYTLKISRQDLDDVENKHIVARKTVDVEFANGNNSTVKWYQVRIPVDGFDLDINRDGVEEVNVAQAESVLSAARFMRVVMRGFEEQTTLRLGTFDLVRSEWRRYPKNVFPFVGAGNQEGSEEDQNIGDLEVGEVSIEQNSTNRPPYKIPPGVYREQTQGATGFQSQNEASMTLKAKFKPGSTSKAIFKNVNLDLRRYKKLEMFVSAQDLINRANANLDPDTKLFIRVGSDYTDNYYEYEMPLKYTPVTAVTENDIWPMDNKIELNTDFFTDAKKLRDTDNFSTRDRFPYILDEANPHKAVYVKGRPTLGNISSLMIGVRTTGGASDKEVLLWVNELRLSEIDNEGGYAGAANLQFNLGDFANVQLTGSTSSVGFGAIDQGPAGRNQDETLEYSVNAEVKLDKFLPKKWGFEIPFNFTMQERFVDPKYNPLDNDIEFEEAPNKEELKEIVRTYSQYKSFAFNNIRKIRAPKKTPRFYDVSNFTLSMMYANNYYRDIYTEYMVDQQLRASLNYNYTFKNKPLEPFKKWKAAQPAQPSSKYLGFVKEFNLNPIPTRFSFRTEIARTYSERQYRDLNQYLGGSSAYMAPFFSNNFLFSWQYNLGFDLTKSLRLDITSSTTTLNDGAMFYKADQDLIWQNLFEIGRPVNYDQRVQANYKLPLKFFPYLNWMNMEVGYSANYNWQANSLATRTYQEQDENGNTIKTHHLGDGFAQNSNSISLIGDMDFTRFYPEFKGYKKFDSILKGRRQEIDSLNNAYAELASKKNKRRTKNDYKFKHKFKAKDYGWMVLSSLKRINFNYNQTNGAVIPGLFSEPGFFGTNSQGAPSLGFIYGTQFDIKRELVEKGLISDSELMTDPYQINKGINFNANALIEPIPDLRIDLNAKYTEDKRKFHTGFNTYEWIEDPLTGDLVRGRYRPNPYIDQLGNLNVSNINFATAFSDKDQIFTQFIQNSKVISQRLGGQLAGQGDFADGYSITNPDVALPAFVSAVEGKDASGAKLGYKKNIPLPNWRVAYTGLKNIPIINRYADQIEVSHAYTSSYTVSNIQSNPNYYLTGDGSSSGKDISGNYYTKNLFGTVTMIESFSPLIGADVTFRNSMQVRAQYNRDRMLSLSLSNYTISEDYGSEYIVGFGYIFKDFKVKLRYQGRQKTVKGDLNIRGDFSLRDNETRIRRYGEMFSSGSVGSTILEDYSQITGGQRIMSFKLSADYNISQNLNLRFYWDQMLSEYKISTAYPISQIRAGFSATFTFGN; this is encoded by the coding sequence ATGAAATTAGATCGAAAGAGAAAGTCTAATACTCATCGTAATTCTACGATTGCCTCGTTATGTCTGCTATTTGCTTTAGGAGTAGCAAGCACTGCGTATGGACAAGAGTCAGAAAACGATACCATCAAATTTCCTATTCGCAACCAAACCGGAGGATTATTTTTAGACAACCAAATTACTTATGATATTTCGTATGATCCAATTTTTATGCAATATACAATTGTACCTAAAATTGGGAATACGCAAGCAGGTGAACCCATTATTTTATCTCGTAAAGAGTACTTAGAATTAGTGCAGAATGAAGATATGAAATCTTATTTCCAAACTAAATCTCGTACAAACGACCAATACTACCGTGAGGAAAGATTTGGTGACCAGGTAAAACAAAAAGAAGGAAGTATCTTACCAAGTTTCAAAGTGAAATCAAAAGCTTTTGAAACAATTTTTGGTGGATCAGAAATTAAACTGATTCCACAAGGATATGCGAATTTAGATTTGGGTATTTACTTACAAAAAATTGATAATCCATTACTTTTACCACAAAATCGCCAGACTTTAACAATGGATCTGCAACAACGTATGCAGTTAAGTGTTTTAGGAAAAGTTGGTGAAAATTTACAATTAAAAGTAAACTACGATACACAAGCTGGTTTCGGATTCGAAAATCAGATGAAATTACAATGGAGAAAAGCTTTAGGTAATAAATTAGATCCATTCGGTGGCGAAGATGACATTCTTCAAAACATCGAAGTGGGTAATATTTCAATGCCATTAAGTACTTCATTAATAACAGGTGCACAATCTCTTTTTGGGGTTCGTGCCGATATGCGTTTCGGACGTACAAATGTTACAACTGTTTTTTCAGAACAGCGTTCAGAAGCGCGTAACATCAGTGTGCAAGGTGGTGGTGTAATGAGCACCTTCAAAATTGCAGCTGAAAACTACGAATACAACCGTCACTTTTTTATAGGTCATTACTTTAGAGATAAATATGATCGTGCTTTAGCAAATTATCCAACGATTAATAGTAAAATTAATATTACTCGTATGGAGGTTTGGAAAGTGGATCGTTCTGGAGGTAATCAAGAAAATAGACGCTCGATTATCGCGGTTCGTGATATGGGAGATAACGGAAATGCTTATCCAGATGTTTCTAATGATCAAACATATAATGCAGTTTCAAACATTGCAGATATTCGTAATCTAAGTACTGCAAGAACTGCCTTAAATGGTTTAATAATAGGGAATGAAACCTACCGCGACGGGGAACATTATTTAGTTAATGAAAATGTAAGAAAGTTAGATCCAAGCGAATATTCATTCAATCCACAATTAGGATATATTACATTAAATTCTCCTTTAGTTGATGGTGAAGATTTATTAGCGATCTCTTTTCAATATACTTTAAGTGATGATCCTACCAAAATTTATAAAGTAGGGGAAATGTCAGATGAGTTTGATAAAACGTTAATCACGAAATTAATCAAACCAAATTCAGCAGTAAATCTTGCATCTCCGATGTGGGATTTAATGATGAAAAATATTTATTCGTTAAATGCATACGGATTAGATTCTCAGGATTTCACAATGAATGTTACATTCAAGGATAATTCTGAAAATTCTTCGGGTACAATTAACTATTTACCAAATACAGTAACGAATAATGCTCCATTAATTCAGGTCTTAAACATGGACCGTCTGAATCAGAATGGACAACCAAGTAATGATCCGAATGGTGCTGTTGGAGATGGAATGTTTGACTTCCTTCCAGGTTTAACAATAGACCAACAACACGGATCTATTATCTTTACTTCTGTTGAACCTTTTGGTTCTTACTTAAACAGAAAATTAGAAGGTCAAAATCCTGATTTAGTTTTCAATGAAATTTATACTAAACTTCCAAATGTAATAACTGCTGAAAAATTAGCTAATCGTTACCATTTAGAAGGTCGTTATAAAGGAACCGTAGGAGATGGTATTCCGTTAGGAGCTTTCAACGTTCCGCAAGGTTCTGTTAAAGTTACTGCCAATGGAGTTTCACTTACAGAAGGTGTCGATTATACGGTAGATTATCAATTGGGTCGTGTAAAAATCTTAAACGAGCAATTAAAAAATTCTGGTGCGGCAATTAACATTAGTTTAGAAAATCAATCAACATTTAATTTACAGAAGAAACGTTTCATGGGAGTTAATGTGGAACACCGTTTTTCTGATAAATGGATGGTTGGTGGAACTGTAATTAATTACCAAGAAAGACCAATTACTCAAAAGACACAATTTGGTTCTGAACCTGTAAATAACACAGTTTTTGGATTAAATACGCAATATAATTCTGAATCAGAAATATTAACGCGTTTAACAAATAAAATTCCAGGTGTAAAAACAGACGCTGTTTCTAATATCAACTTCCAAGCGGAAGGTGCTTATTTAATGCCGGGGATCAATAAAGCAACAAGCGGATTTTCTTATATTGATGATTTTGAAGAAGCTCAATCTCGTATCAGTTTATTGGATGTTTCTTCATGGAAATTTGGTTCAACTCCAGGTCGACCTGCGGGTTATGACGAACAAAGTTTTCACCCTTATTTCCCACACGGAACAGCAGACAATAGCTTAACATTTAACAACGGACGTCGCATGATGTCTTGGTATTCTATTGATCCGCGTTTCTATGGTTTAGGTGGAAGTTCGCCTGTTTCTGATGCTGCGATTTCAAATCATAAATCACGTCGTATTTTATTACGAGAACTTTTTGATCAACGTGATGTATTAGCCGGAACTAATTCGTACATCAACACAATGGATGTTACGTATTATCCAGATGAAAGAGGTGCTTATAACGTGAATCCAAATGCTAATGATACACAAGGTTGGGCAGCGATGACGCGACCTATCAACGTTTCCAACTTCCGTGATTCTAATGTAGAATACATTGAATTTTGGATGATGGATCCTTATGCTGATGGCGATGGTGGAGAAGGAGAATTATTAATTCACTTAGGAAACGTTTCGGAAGATATCCTGAAAGATGGCGAAATGTCTTACGAAAATGGTTTACCACACTCAGGGCTTCAGGCACAAACAACAGAAACAAATTGGGGGAAACAACCTTCAATTAATCCTGTGTTATACGCTTTTGATACGGAAGGTGCACAACGTAAAGAACAAGATTTAGGTTTCAATGGTTTATCTGATGTAGAGGAAGAACAGAAATATGGTATTACTTCTAATAACACGATTACAGGTGATTTAGATCCTGCAAATGATAACTATTTATTTTATTTAGATGATCGTTTTTCTAATCATACATTAGGTCAAACAGTACCAGGTCGCTACCGTTACTTCAGAAATCCACAAGGAAACAGTTCAACTGACGATCCATTAGCATCTTCAAGTTTAATTCCTGATGTGGAAGATATCAATGGAGATTACAATTTAGATCAAACTGAAAATTACAATCAGTATACGTTAAAAATTTCTCGTCAAGATTTAGATGATGTAGAAAATAAGCACATTGTTGCACGTAAAACAGTTGATGTAGAGTTTGCAAACGGAAATAATTCTACTGTAAAATGGTACCAAGTTCGTATTCCAGTCGATGGATTCGATTTAGATATCAATCGCGATGGTGTTGAAGAAGTAAATGTAGCTCAAGCTGAAAGTGTTTTATCTGCAGCTCGTTTTATGCGTGTTGTAATGCGTGGGTTCGAAGAACAAACAACATTACGTTTAGGAACTTTTGATTTAGTTCGTTCAGAATGGAGAAGATATCCTAAAAATGTTTTCCCGTTCGTAGGAGCAGGTAATCAAGAAGGATCTGAAGAAGATCAAAATATTGGTGATTTAGAAGTTGGTGAAGTTAGTATTGAACAAAATTCAACTAACCGTCCGCCTTATAAAATTCCACCAGGAGTTTACCGTGAGCAAACGCAAGGTGCAACAGGTTTCCAAAGTCAGAACGAAGCTTCGATGACTTTAAAAGCTAAATTTAAGCCAGGAAGTACATCGAAAGCAATTTTCAAAAATGTAAACTTAGATTTACGTCGTTATAAAAAATTAGAAATGTTTGTTTCTGCACAAGATTTAATTAATCGTGCAAACGCAAACTTAGATCCAGATACGAAATTATTTATCCGTGTAGGTAGTGATTATACTGATAACTACTACGAGTACGAAATGCCATTAAAATATACACCTGTAACTGCCGTTACGGAAAATGATATTTGGCCAATGGATAATAAAATCGAATTAAATACAGACTTCTTTACGGATGCTAAAAAACTAAGAGATACGGATAACTTTAGTACAAGAGATCGTTTTCCTTATATTTTAGATGAAGCAAATCCGCATAAAGCTGTTTATGTAAAAGGTCGTCCTACATTAGGAAATATTTCATCTTTAATGATTGGGGTTCGTACGACAGGTGGTGCTTCTGATAAAGAAGTTTTACTTTGGGTAAACGAATTACGTTTAAGTGAAATTGATAATGAAGGTGGTTACGCTGGTGCAGCAAATCTTCAATTTAATTTAGGAGATTTTGCGAATGTTCAATTAACAGGAAGTACAAGTTCTGTCGGATTTGGTGCAATTGATCAAGGTCCAGCAGGTCGTAATCAAGACGAAACATTAGAATATTCGGTTAATGCTGAAGTGAAATTAGACAAATTCTTACCAAAGAAATGGGGATTTGAAATTCCGTTTAATTTTACAATGCAAGAACGTTTTGTGGATCCAAAATATAATCCATTAGATAATGATATTGAATTTGAAGAAGCTCCGAATAAAGAGGAATTAAAAGAAATTGTTCGTACTTATTCTCAATACAAAAGTTTCGCATTCAATAACATTCGTAAAATTAGAGCACCGAAGAAAACGCCAAGATTCTACGATGTTTCAAACTTTACGTTATCTATGATGTATGCAAATAATTACTATCGTGATATTTATACAGAATACATGGTAGATCAACAATTACGTGCATCATTAAATTATAATTATACATTCAAGAATAAACCGTTAGAGCCTTTCAAGAAATGGAAAGCAGCTCAACCGGCTCAGCCATCGAGTAAATATTTAGGATTTGTTAAAGAGTTTAATCTTAATCCAATTCCGACAAGATTCTCGTTTAGAACAGAGATTGCTCGTACATATAGTGAAAGACAATACCGAGATTTAAATCAATATCTTGGTGGATCTTCTGCTTACATGGCGCCATTTTTTAGTAATAATTTCTTATTCTCTTGGCAATATAATTTAGGATTTGATTTAACTAAATCATTACGTTTAGATATTACTTCATCAACAACAACATTAAATGATGGAGCAATGTTCTACAAAGCAGATCAAGATTTAATTTGGCAAAATCTTTTCGAGATTGGTCGTCCAGTTAATTACGATCAGCGTGTACAAGCAAACTATAAATTACCATTAAAATTCTTCCCATATTTAAATTGGATGAATATGGAAGTTGGTTATAGTGCGAACTACAATTGGCAAGCGAATTCGTTAGCAACGCGTACTTATCAGGAACAAGATGAAAATGGTAATACTATCAAAACGCATCATTTAGGAGACGGATTTGCACAAAATTCTAATTCAATTAGTTTAATTGGAGATATGGATTTTACACGTTTCTATCCTGAATTTAAAGGTTATAAAAAGTTTGATTCCATCTTAAAAGGTCGTCGTCAAGAAATTGATTCTTTAAATAATGCGTACGCTGAATTGGCTTCGAAAAAGAATAAACGTCGTACTAAAAACGATTATAAATTCAAGCACAAATTCAAAGCAAAAGATTATGGTTGGATGGTTTTATCGTCTTTAAAGCGAATCAATTTTAACTATAATCAAACAAATGGTGCTGTAATTCCAGGATTATTCTCAGAACCAGGTTTCTTTGGTACAAATAGCCAAGGTGCACCAAGTTTAGGATTTATTTACGGTACACAATTCGATATCAAGCGTGAGTTGGTAGAGAAAGGATTAATTTCTGACAGTGAATTAATGACAGATCCTTACCAAATCAACAAAGGAATTAACTTTAATGCAAATGCATTGATCGAGCCAATTCCAGATTTACGTATCGATTTAAATGCGAAATACACGGAAGATAAGCGTAAATTCCATACCGGATTTAATACCTATGAGTGGATTGAAGATCCATTGACTGGCGATTTAGTTCGAGGAAGATATCGTCCAAATCCATACATTGATCAGTTAGGAAATTTAAATGTTTCTAACATCAATTTTGCAACAGCATTCTCAGATAAAGATCAAATCTTTACACAGTTTATTCAAAATTCGAAAGTTATTTCACAACGATTAGGAGGGCAATTAGCTGGTCAAGGAGATTTTGCAGATGGATACAGTATTACAAATCCAGATGTGGCTTTACCTGCTTTCGTTTCGGCAGTTGAAGGTAAAGACGCAAGTGGTGCAAAATTAGGATACAAGAAAAATATTCCATTACCAAACTGGCGTGTTGCATATACAGGTTTAAAAAACATTCCGATTATTAATCGCTATGCAGATCAAATTGAAGTTTCGCACGCTTATACATCAAGTTATACGGTAAGTAATATTCAATCGAATCCAAACTATTATTTAACGGGTGATGGATCATCTTCAGGAAAAGATATTTCTGGAAACTATTACACGAAAAATTTATTCGGTACGGTAACGATGATTGAATCTTTCTCGCCATTAATTGGTGCTGATGTTACTTTCAGAAACAGCATGCAAGTTCGTGCACAATACAACAGAGATCGTATGTTATCTTTAAGTTTAAGTAACTACACAATTTCTGAAGATTATGGATCTGAATATATCGTAGGTTTTGGATATATCTTTAAAGATTTTAAAGTGAAATTACGTTACCAAGGACGTCAGAAAACGGTAAAAGGTGACTTAAATATTCGTGGAGATTTCTCTTTACGTGATAATGAAACAAGAATTCGTCGATACGGTGAAATGTTCTCATCAGGAAGTGTTGGATCTACTATTTTAGAAGATTATTCTCAAATTACTGGTGGACAAAGAATCATGTCATTCAAACTATCGGCAGATTATAATATTAGCCAAAATCTGAACCTGAGATTTTATTGGGATCAAATGTTGAGTGAATATAAAATTTCAACAGCTTACCCAATTTCTCAGATTCGTGCCGGATTTAGTGCTACATTTACATTCGGAAATTAA
- the ruvA gene encoding Holliday junction branch migration protein RuvA, translated as MITQLKGKLVEIYPTSAVIDCNGVGYWVNISLNTYSALEHEELVTIFTHLIVREDAHLLYGFATKSEREIFLKLISVNGVGPASGMMMISTLSTQEIATAISTDDARMLQSVKGIGAKTAQRIIIDLKDKLDPTIVLNVNSGPDKNKSKNEALSALEVLGIPKKSAEKVMEKIIASNPDADVEFLVKETLKKI; from the coding sequence ATGATAACACAATTAAAAGGGAAATTAGTAGAAATATATCCTACTAGTGCTGTGATAGATTGTAATGGAGTTGGCTATTGGGTTAATATTTCATTAAACACATATTCTGCATTAGAACATGAAGAATTAGTCACAATTTTTACTCACTTGATCGTAAGAGAAGATGCACATTTATTATATGGTTTTGCCACAAAATCAGAACGTGAAATCTTTTTAAAACTTATTAGCGTCAATGGAGTTGGTCCAGCATCTGGAATGATGATGATTTCTACTTTATCTACTCAAGAAATTGCAACTGCTATTTCTACTGATGACGCACGCATGCTGCAAAGTGTTAAAGGTATTGGAGCAAAAACTGCACAAAGAATCATTATTGATTTGAAGGATAAATTAGATCCTACAATCGTTCTAAATGTTAATTCAGGGCCAGACAAAAATAAATCTAAGAATGAAGCGTTATCTGCTTTAGAAGTTTTAGGAATTCCTAAAAAATCAGCAGAAAAGGTGATGGAAAAAATTATTGCATCGAATCCAGATGCTGATGTTGAGTTCTTAGTTAAAGAAACCTTGAAGAAAATTTAA